DNA from Verrucomicrobiaceae bacterium:
ACCACTCTCCTCGACATTCGCATACCAGTGATCCGGGGCCAAAACGCCCGCGCAGACGTGGTAGGCGAGCGATTTGACGCCTGGAGCCGCATCGAGCCGTTTTTTCATTTCGATGGCCGCAGGAGCAAAACGTCGATTGAAGCCCACCATGACGCTGCCGGTTGTTTGGGCCATTTCCGCGTCGATTTCGGCCAATTCGGCCTCGGTGAGACAAAGCGGTTTTTCGACAAACACCTGCTTCCCGGCCTTCAACGCCGAGATGACCTGCTGCGCGTGCAAATGATGCCGCGTGCCGATCAAAACGGCCTTTCCCGTCGCTTTGGAGGCATCTGTCTCCGCCGCAGCAAAGCCAAACTTTTCCTTTACATGCCGCGCCGAGAGCCCCGTGCCATTCACGATAGTCCCGAACGGAATTTTGCCCTTCAAATGCGGCAGCAGCATCGTGCGGGCGAAGTTGCCGGCACCGATGACGTCGAGTGACGAACAGGCTGAAGACAAAGTGCTTAGTGCGGAGTGCTTAGTGCTTAGTTTTACCTCTGCAGCCTCCGACTGAGCACTAAGCACTGAGCACTGAGCACTTTCATATTCGACCACGATCCCCACTGCGTCTGCGAGCTGGTCATAGGCTGTCGTAATCTCGCTGAAGGCGATGTGCTTCGTCGTCACGGGGCGCAGATCGAGCTGGCCGGTGCGCATGAGTTCGAGGCAGGCTTCAAAGTTGCGGTTCTCCGTCCAGCGGACGTGGCCGATGGGGTAATCGCGACCGCCCCATTCATACTGCGGATCGTAGCGGCCCGGGCCGTAGCTGCGGCTGTATTTGACCGTGATGTCCTTCATGTAGGCGGTCTTCCACGGCAGCTCGGCATCGTGCATGCCGACGATGACCATCGTGCCGCGATCCCGCAGGCAGTTGATCACGGTTTGCGAAACGGAGCCGCCTTTGCCGCCGATGCACACGAGCACGGCATCCACGCCGACGCCATCCGTCCATTCGCGCACGGCGTTTTCGACGCCGGTGGTGACGACACGCTCCGCGCCCATTGCGGTGGCGACTTGGAGCCTTCCTTCGTTCAAATCGGTGGCCATCACGCGTGCGCCTGCGCTTCTGAGCAAGCTCGTGGCGAGCAAACCGATCAATCCTTGGCCGATGACGAGCACGCGCTCGCCCAATCGCACGCCGGACTGCCGCACGCCTTCCATCGAGATGGAGGCGAGCGTCGTGTAAGCCGCCTGCCAGTCTTCCACGCCATCGGGAATCTTCGCCGCGAGCAAATCGGGCACGCCGAGCATCTCGGCATGGTGAGCACACTCCGCACCGCCGCACGCGACGCGGTCGCCGATGCGGAATCGCGGATTCGCCTCATCCACCGCGACGACGACACCCGCCGCGGAGTAACCGAGCGGTGTGGGCGACTCCAAACGATTGCGCACCTTTTCGAGCGCCGCCTTCCAGCCGAGTGTGCGCACGGTATCGAGCACCTTGCGCACCTGATCCGGCCGAGCGCGGGCTTTTTCGAGCAAGGACATGCGTGCTTGATCGACCTTCATCTTCTCCGTGCCCGGTGAGATGACCGTGCACGTCGTGCGCACGACGATCCCACCCGGCGGCGGCACCGGCACGGCAACCTCTTGCAGTTCAAGGCGTCCGTCTTGGTATTGAGCGAGTTGTTTCATGGGGGAAGAAGCGGAGAGTGTTTGTGTCGTCTTCGTCCTTCTACTCGAACTCGTCCTCGATCGTAGCGTGGGCGATGGGTATGGAGAGGACTTCTGTTAAGCGGTGATCGTTGGGCGCGTCAGCGTCGTGGAGTGCGGTGGCAAGCCTTGGCGCGACACCGCTGTCGCGTGCTTGGCGGTTTTCTAAGGACTCAGGGCGTTCTTCCCGCACTCGACAGCGGCGTCGCCGATGCCGGATGGCTCCGGCATCTCTGCCGCACGCACTCCACGACGCTGGCGCGGGTTTTCGAGAGTTTGCTTGTGAAGTGCGGAGTTCATGGACTATGGCGGAGTGCCTGGATCGAGGACGAGTTCGAGTAGGAGGACGAGGACGAAGTCACAGCGTCACAGGACCGCTCGGCGTTTTGTCGAGGAAGGTGCGGTGCCAGAGCTCGGTGGTGAGCAGCGTCCAGAGCCACATGCTGTGATCCTCGCGGCCGGCGCGGTCGTCTTCGATCATGCGGCGGACGACTTTGGCGTCGTGGAGGCCGCGGGAGTTGATCTGGGTGTCGGACAGGAATTCGTCGATGACGGTACGCAGCGGGCCGCGCATCCAACTGCGCAGCGGGCTGTTGAAGCTGGCTTTGGGGCGATAGACGACATCGTGCGGCAGATGTTTGGCACCGATGCGTTTGAGGAGATGCTTCTGGATGCTGCCCTGGATGCGCAGATGCGGCGCGGCGCGGAACATGGCCTCGGCGACGTCTTTATCGACAAGGGGTGGCCGTGTCTCGATGCTGGCGGCCATCGTCGCTTTGTCGCTGTAGGTGAGGTTGTGCTCCGGCAGGAAGACTTGCGTGTCGTTCAAGCACATGCGCGTGAGGTAGCTGAGGCCGGGGGCGTTCAGCGCGGCCTGCTGGCGGAGCCAGAAGGGTGTGGCGTGGTAATTGGCACCGCGATAGAGCTCCGCGAAGCGCTGTGGTGTGAGTGCGAGGTCGGCAGCGAGGTAGCGCTCGGCCTCGGGGAGCGAGGCGTAGCTCATGAAGCGCTTCATCATGCGAGGAAGCAGCAGACCGCGGCTCTTGGTCGCAACGGGCAAGGCATCCACGATGCGTGAGATGCCACTGCGGATGAAGGAAGGCGTGAGGGACTGGAAACGGCCTGCGTGGAGGCAGGCGAGGTGTTTGCGGTAACCGCCGAAGATTTCGTCACCACCGACGCCGTTGAGCAAAACGATGATTCCCATGTCGCGTGCGGCTTGCGAGATGAGATAGGTGTTCACGGCGGCGGGATCAGACAGCGGCTCGTCCATGTGCCAGACCATCTTCGGCAGCAGTTCGGTGATCTTCGGCTCGATCTCGAATTCATGCAGCTTGAAGCCGAACTTGTCGGCCACAACGCGGGCGTAGGTGGCGTCGTCGCTGGCTTTTTCGAACTTCTGGTCCTGCGATGAAAATTTGATCGTGAAGGCGTCGATGCGGCCCGTGTTATGCCGACGCATGAGGGCGCTGATGAGCGAGGAGTCGAGTCCGCCACTCAAAAAAGTGCCCACCGGCACATCGGCGATCATTTGCATCTCGACGGCTTTTTCGACGAGGTCGCCGATCTGCTCGATGGCCTCGTTTTCGTCGGTGAGCGTCTCGGTGGGCTCGAGTTGCCAGTAGCAACGCGTTTCGAGTTTACCGTCCTGCCAGGTGAGCGTGTGGCCCGCAGGGAGCTTGTCGATGCCAAGGAAGCCGGTGCTGGGGGCGATGAGGAAGCGGTTCGGATTGCGCAGCGCCTCGTCATCGCGCTGCGCGGTGACGAAGGGACATGCGAGCAGCGCTTTGATCTCGGAGGCGAAGGCGAGACCACCGCCGCTGGTTTTGGTGAAGTAGAACGGCTTGATGCCGAGCTGGTCACGAGCGGCAAAGAGCCTGCGCTTGTCCAAATCGATCCACGCGAAGGCGAACATGCCGCTGAGTTTGTTCAGGCAGCCTTCACCCCACTCGATGAGCGCAGCGAGGAGCACTTCGGTGTCGCTGCTGCTGCGAAAGGTGTGGCCTTTGGCCTCCAGCTCGCGGCGCAGTTCGCGGTAGTTGTAGATCTCGCCGTTGAAGCTGATCCAGTGCCTGCCGCAACTGCTGCGCATGGGCTGCGCACCACCGGGCGAGAGATCCACGATGGCGAGGCGGTTGTGCGCGAGGCCGCTGTTCATCTCCGCGAACCACTGCACGCCGGAAGCGTCGGGTCCGCGGTGGCGCATGGTTGCGTTGATGCGCTCCAGCAGAGTGGAGTCACCGCAGTTGAGAAAGCCGGCGATGGAGCACATGAGCGGTTATTTCAACGAAGTGACTAGCCACCGGTGTTTGCCGGCGCTGGTTTGTTCGACGTGATCGGTGACGCGGAGAGTGAGCGTGAAATCATCGCCGAGTTTTTGCATCAGGCCGCTGTGGATGACGGCTTCGCGGTCGCGGGACCAGTTTGGAGAGGGGAGAAGGTGGCATTCGGCCTCTCCGGGTTGGTGCTGATGGAACTGCACGGCGAGCAGACCGTCAAAGAGGTCGTCGTGCATGTTGATGGCGGTGAGGGAGATGCGGCGACCGGTGCGGCTGATGAGGAATTCGTAATCGCGACCGGTGATGGCCTCGACGACACGCCACGAGGCAGATTCGGCCACTCTGGCGAAGTCACCGGTGCGGTAGCGGATGAGCGGCATGACGTGATTATGAAACGAGGTGCCGATGATCTCGCGGTTTCCAGCGGCGTCGGCTTCACCGAACTCGACGAGGCCGTAGGTGGGCCAAAAATGCAGCGCGGTGCTGCCGGGACGCTGCGCGGCGAGCACGACGCGCTCGCTGTGGCCATACCAGTGCATGATGGGCACTTTGAAGTAAGCCTCAAGCAGGCGCTGCGCTTCGGCGCTGAGTTTTTCAGAGCCGCAGAGCAAGGAGGTGAGCGGAAAGTCGAGTTTGATGCCCAACTGCATGAGCATGAGCGCGGCGCTGGGATAGCAGAGCAGATGCTTTGGCTGAAAGCGGTTCAGCTCACGTGCATAGTCGCTGAGGCGTGCCGCAGTGAGGTGGGAAGAGGAAAGCACAAGCCAGTCGCGTGTGGCGTCGTGATAGCGGATGGTGCCATCTGCACGGGTGGAGGTGACGCCGCCACGAATGACGGCGACGCGGTCTCCGTGCCGATAGCCGCAGCGTGCCCAGGTGGCGTCGAGGTAGGCCTGCTCTTTGGGTCGGCTGATGCCTTTATGCAGATCAAAACCGACTGGAATGCCGCTGGAGCCGCCGGTGGTCATGGGGAGGCGTTCATGACGCAAAGCGGGATTGGCGAGGTTTTCGCGTTCACGGAGCAATTCGTCCTTGGTGAGCAGCGGATAGGCCGAAAGCTGCTCCAGCGACTCAAACCGCGTGGGATCGACGCCGTGCTCGGCGAAGCGTTTGGCATAAAAAGGAGCCTTTGAAGCCGCGAGGAGCGATTCACGCACCGCTGCGGTCTGATAGCGACGAATCGCGTCTGCGTCCCAGTTTTCGACCTCGCGTGCGTCACGCTGAAAGGTCGGAAATGCCGGTCCATTCCGCCACGAGGCCGGGATGGCGCGATAGACCGTGCCCGCGAGCAGCTTCACAGGCTGCGGCGCACTCTCATAGAGCTTCAGTAGCGGATAGAGGCTGTCTTCGAGGTGCATGCGGTGGGCACGCGGGGACTCAGGCGAGGCGGAGGCCAAGGGGCACCAATTTTTCGAAGTCCGTGCGATTCTCCGTGGCAAGTGGTGCGTCCGCGAGGATGGCACAGGCTGCGATGAGGCAGTCGGCGAGTGAGCGTTTGCGACGACCTGTTTCACGGAAAAGTTTCGCGCCAAGTTCTGCTTGGCCATCGCTCATCGGGTGCTGAGCACTGATGAGCAACCGAGCGCTGGCTTCTTCCTCATGAGTCAGTGAGCCGCAGAGAAACTCTGCCCAAACGAGGACGCTGATTTCAAAGAGGTCGCCACAAGCCAGCCATTCCAAGAACTTTTGATTTGGGACTGTTCCAGGTTTTTGCGCCCCGATCAGAAAATTTGTGTCCAGATGAATGATCATCGTAGGAGGAGGAGATCAGCGACGAGATTCGTGGACGACTCTTTGCCACTCATCGAAGTCCACTCCGCGCGCAGCGAGACTTTTTTGCAGCTTTTCAGCTGCTTCGAGGCGAATGGCGATGTCGGAATTTGATGCGGGGGCGGCCGCTTTGACCGCACGCTTGATGACTTCAGCCTCTGGGGCATTCCAGAGCTGCGCAAGGCGGCTGATGACCGTGGAGGTCTCGAGATCGAGGGTGTAGGTCGTTGTCATGCGACGAGGGTATGAGCCGGGAAAGGAAAGTCAACGCAGCACTCGCAGCGCGGCGGGCACCTGATTCCTACTGAAGCACGCAGACGTAGTTCGAGACGCCACGGAAGTACTCCTGGTCTTCGTAGTAGTGGTCGAGGTGCAAAAGCCGTCCGCCGGGCGTGACGCGGTAGAATTTGAAACCGCTGGAGGTGAGCAGATTCCAAAAATCGCGGAAGTAAGTGCGGGAATTGATGTTGCCACCGCCAAACTCAAAGGAAAGGGCGCGGATGCGGCGGTTTTTCAGCGCTGCGGCAGCACCTTCGAGCACGGAGTATTCATGGCCTTCGACGTCCATTTTTAGGAAGTCGATGGTCGTCAAGCTTTCGAGGTGCATGATCTCGTCGATCGTGGTGGTGGGCACGCTACTGACGAGATACTTTTCCTCAGCGAAGTAGGATTCGCCACGGGCGTGCAGGGACGCGGAGCCGTCGGTGGGACTGGAGGCGTAGAAGTCGGCAACACCACTTTGGTGGGAGCACGCTTTGCCGATGATGGTGGCGTTGGGGATGTGCTTGTCGAATAGCTGCTTGATGCACTCCTGCGAAGGCTCAAAAAGGAAGAGCCGCGCCTGGGGCTGATACTTGTGCATGAACACGGACCATTCCCCGATGTTGGCACCCACGTCGAAGATGACGGGCGCTTTGGAGGTGATCTGCTGGCTGGCACAGGCGACTTCTGACTCCAGGTCCCAGCCTGTGCCGGAGCCGCGTCCGAGGAGGAAGTTCACATACGCGTCGATGCCACGGGTGATCTTTTCGAGCGGTCCTGCGGTGAGGATGCTGGAAAGAAGGGGCGACACCTTTTTGGCGGCACGATTGAGGAGTCCGGCTTTATGCAGTTGCATGGAGGTGGAGAAAACGTAGCGCGGCGATGGCGGCACCGCAACCGTTGTCGATGTTGACGACGGTGAGGCCGCTGGCGCAGGAGTTGAGCATGGTCAGTAATGCGGCAATGCCGCCGAGGCTGGCCCCGTAGCCGACGCTGGTCGGCACGGCGATCACAGGCGCGGCGACGAGGCCGCCGATGACGCTGGGCAATGCCCCGTCCATGCCTGCGACGGCGATGATGAGGCTGGCACTGCGCAGGAGGTCGAGTTTGGAAAGCAGGCGGTGCAGACCGGCGACGCCGACATCCGAAATGCGGGTGACTTTGGCTCCGCCGAATTCCAGCGTCTGCGCAGCCTCTTCAGCAACGGGTTGATCACTGGTGCCTGCGCTCACGACGAGGATGGGGGCTTGTTTAAAGTCACGCTCCATTTGGCCGATGCGGTAGAGACGCGAGACGCTATCATACACGCCCGTGGGGAAGCGCTGGGCGAGCTCGGCGGCGATTGGTGCGCTGACTCGCGTGGCGAGGGCGCTGCCATTCCCGGCGAGCAGCGCAGTGAGTGCGTCGGTGATCTGGTTGAGCGTTTTACTCTCTGCAAAGACAGCCTCGGGAAAGCCCTGGCGGATGAGGCGGTGCGTGTCGGTGAGCACGTCGCCCACTTCGGCAAAGGGGAGCGTGCGCAGGCGCTCGAGCGCGGCATCCGCAGCCAGTTTGCCCTGACTGACTTGGGAAAGGAGATCGCGGAGGCGGGCTTCGTTCATGCGGAGCGAGCGGTGAGGACTTCGTTCATACTGCCAGAGCGCAGGCCAACGAGGTCGAGGGTGATGTACACATACCCGAGGGCTTTCAGGGCGGTGGTGATGGCGATACGTTCTTCCAAGGCATGACTGAGTTCAGCCTCTGGCACTTCGATGCGTGCTACATCGCCATGGTGACGGACACGGAGTTCACGGAAGCCCAGGTGATAGAGCGCGGCTTCGGCTTGTTCGATGGTGGAGAGCAGTTTCGGCGTCACCGCCGTGCCATAGGGCACGCGGGAGGCGAGGCAGGCTGCGGCAGGTTTGTCCCAATTCGGCAGTTCGAGTGCTTGAGCGGCTTCACGGACGTTTTTTTTGGTGAAACCGAGTTCGTGGAGTGGACTGAGGATTTGGAGTTCACGAGCCGCCGCGCGGCCTGGGCGTAGGTCGAGCGTGTCATCGGCGTTCATGCCATCCAGAACATGTGGGATGCCGTTTTGAGCCGCAAAGTGACGTAGGGCGCGGTACACGTTATCTTTACAGAAGTAGCAGCGATTGGGCGCATTGGCCTGATACTGCGGATCGTCCGTTTCAGTCGTGGGGAGCTGTTCTAAGCGCGCACCAAGGTTTTGTGCGAGCGCGATGGCCTCTTGCTTTTCGCTTTGAGAAAGGCTGGGAGATACGGCGAGCAGCGCGATGACGTTTTCACGACCGAGCGTGTACAGGGCTGCCTTGAGCACGAGCGTGCTATCTACGCCTCCGGAGTAGGCGACAACGACTTGGCCGAGGGGGTGGAGCCATTGTCGGAGCGATTGAAGCTGTGTTTCAGGCGTCAAATTGATCGAGGACTTGGTCGAGAGTGGCGAGATCGACTTGGAGATTGGCTGCGAGATTTCCTTGGGCTTCAGTTGTTTGATCAATGACTGCGCCATAACGCAGACCGGTCTGGGTGGCATAGACGGCGTAGCAATTGTTGACGTAGGCACCGGCGAATAGCTCGATGAGAGCGGTGCCGGGTCGGCAGAAGGCGAGATTGGCGAGGGCTGCACCATGCACGGCGACGATGAGGTCGGCTTCGGCAAAGAGGGCCATCTGCTGGGCGACGGAGAAGGAGTCTGCCTGTACAGTCTGAAAGCCTCTGGCATGGAGCCTAGACTGGAGTGCCTCTTCATTGAGGACGCGGCGGTAGGAGGCGTCTTGGCGGGAAATGTAGAGCCGACGTGAGGCTACGGGTGAAGTCGGCGTGCGGTGTGTGCGGGCGAAGTCGCGCATGAAGGCGGAGAGCCAGGGCGGAATGCCGCGTTTGATGAGGGAGGGGCTGCTGACGACGAGTTGGTGTGCCTGGAAGTGGCCGCGAGGGGAGGTGGGGACGCATTTTTCCGGTGAGATGCCTAGCATTCGCAGGGTCTCGAGATGAAAGCGGGCGGGCGAGGCGGGGATGAGCCAATGATCGACGGATGCGGGGTCGAGTGCGAGTGCGGGGAGGAGTGCGAGTTTGGGCAGGGCGAAGAGCATCCAGTGGTAGTAATTGCTGACGGAGAGAGCGAGGAGACTGACGGTGAGCCCCCTGAGCTGAGTGGGAGGAGGAAGCCGCCACTGGCTGTAAATGGAGTGGTTAGAGAGGGTTTCCGGGGAGAAGGCGCGTGCCATTTCCATGGAGAGTTCGGCGATGAGTTGGTCCGAGCTGCTGATGACGGCACCGTTGGGGCCATAGACGCGAGCTTGTTCGAGGATGGCGATTTTGGCGGCTTCGTAGTCGCGGTGTGTGAGCAGGCTGTCGATGAGTGATTTGCCATCTGGGCGAATGTGATTTTGCGGTGGCTGGATGGGTGGGGCTTGGCCGGCGGGGAATGCCTCGATGCAGGTGGCCAGGCCGGTGGCTTCCTCGACGGTGACTGCGATGTGGCGGGGTGGACCAAGTTGGAGGGATGATCCGGGGAGTCGCCGCAGGAGGACGCCGGGGATGAAGTTGCGCAGTTTCCACAAGAGCCTGCGGCAGGTGATGAGGGACTGCCAGAGTGGTCTCTGAAGTAGGGTGGGTATCTTGCTGGCAAAGTGCCGAAGGATGAACTGTTTGAGGTGCTGCATCAGGGAGTGCCGGTGGCGAGGTCTTTTTGGAATTTCGGCGTGATGTCGCGGATGAAGCTGAGGAGCATGCGTAGGGTCTCGGCGTCGTCACGCGGACGCTCGCCAGTCTTCCGTGGGTCCATACCTTGGGTGACGAAGGCCATAGCGGAGGGATAGGCCCAGCGGTGATTGATGCCGGAGAAGACGCTGTCTTTGAAGCTAAGCCACTGGCGTGCGAAGTCACTGGTGGTGGTGACGCCTTTGCCGACGAACCAGTAGATGTAGTGGGCGCGGATGAGGCGCTTTTTGCCTTCCGTGCGTTGATCGAGCTTTTCGAGGGCGAGGTCGCGGACATGCAGCGTGGTGCCGTTTTTCATCTCAATAGGGCGGACGGTGGAGCTGGTGATGGTCCAACCCTGGCCGGGGAGGCAGACTTCAGGCCGATGTATGGCCCGCGTATCCTGCCCAGCGATGACGAGGGATACATGGAGTGTGTCATTGGCTGCTGCATCACGGTAAGCTCTCTTAATGAGTGTGGAGTCAGCCGGGAGAAGCTTGATTTCCATCTCGGAGGCTTTTTCCTCACTGCCGACAAAAGAACCAGCTACAAACGGAAGCTGAGATATCACCCCACTATCGTCCCCTCCACGTGCTGAGGCAGAAAAATGACACAGGAGTGCTGTCGCTGCACACAGGACAAAAATAAGTAAAGAACGCCAAATCATGGAACAGCAGTGCTAACGCGACGGGAGACTGTACGAGCTCCGGTTTGGGGTTTGCGGCTCCAAAAGCGGTCCATGAGCCAGGAAATGCTCTGAAGCCCAGCTAAGGCAACGAGGAAAGTCACGATGCCAGTGAGGAAGTGAAAGGTGGAGACCTCTTGCTCTGCACTGCCTATTGCGAACTCCTGCCCCATGAAGGTGGAGGTGCCGAGCAAAATGAGAATGCGCACCATGTTCGCGATGATGGCGAGTGGGAAGGTGGTGAAAAAGAGCACCCAACGCTGCAGTAGCCCGTTTTGGCGGAAATAACTGAATAAGGCACCGACAAACATCAGCGCAAAAAGGCTGCGCATGCCGGAGCAGGGACCTTCGATGTTCAGACTGAAGACGTCGCCCAATTCGCGTCCCGCAGCAGCGTTTGGAGGCGATAGAAGCGAGGTCCCTTCCTGCACCACGCCGACACCGAGCAGGCTGAGCACGCCACTTGTGAGATCGAGCATGAGATAACGGAGCTTGATGGCAAGGCTGCTCTCCAAAAAGATGAGGGGGAAGGCAAAACCTAACATGAGCCAAGGGAAAACACCTTCCCAAGCACGCCGCAAGCCCATTAGCGCCACCGCCATGCCCGCTGCTACTAGCATGATGCCTGCGTAGCCGAAGTAGAAGATATTCGCCAGATAACCGAGGAAGTAGAATAGCAGTCCCAGGATGACGATGGCAAAACCGACATTGGATGGCCGAGCAGGCACCGCCGCGATCTGCTCACGCCGCCGCCAGAGGATGAACAAGGCCACCGGCAGTGCCAGCGCTCCGTGCTGCCACGTGGGATTCTGCCAGTACATCGCAATATTCGCGAGGATGGTCTTTTTCTCGGCACCGTAGCCAGCCGCATACGGCAGCATGCGAGTGAGCAATGCGGCAGAGATGGCTAGGAGCGAGCAGGGGATGAACTTTGACTTCATTTAGCGCGCGCGTTCAGACGAGACTTGGCGTTGCATAAAAGCAACATTTGGAAGAGAAGGTTCGAGATGACTCTGCTCATATTCAAAGTGAATCAACTGGGGGACAACGTGGTATTTCTGCCGTTAGTGCAGGCCCTGAGAGCATGCCTGCCACATTGGCGGATCGTCGTGGTAACGAGCAGCGCAGCATCCACTCTCTATGAGATTTGTTGTCCAAATGCGGAGATTGTAGAGAAGGTTACGAAGGATTTTAATACTGCATGGCGCAGCCCCCTCGAACTGAAACGATTGACGCTAACCATGCGTGATCTGAAGCCCGATGCGTGCCTCTTGGGAGATGACCAGGGAAATGTGGCGCACCTCATCGCTCGGTTATCTGGAGCGAAGATATGCGTGGGACCACTCACGAAAAAAGTACGTGTAAATGTTTTGCTCCACGAGCGAGTGCCTCCACCACCCGGAATGCACGTGGCCTGGCATAATTGGGAGATTGCTCAAGTTTTGCTGCGCCGTCTTGGGCTGCCTGAGTTGCCAGCAGCGCCTCCGCCGCCAGATCTGAGTTTTTTTGGTCGCGAAGATCATGGTGCCATCGTAATCCACGCTGGTGCTAGCCGCGCTTACAAGCGCTGGCCGCTCGAAAATTACGTGGAACTGGCAAATCGATTGGCAAGGCAAAACAAAGTGATTTGGATGGATCAAAATCATTCGCAGGAGGAGGCGCTTCATCCGGGGGTTCAACGACTGAGCGCAGGCAGCCTTGGGAGCTTTGTGCGACTTCTGGCAGGCGCATCTTATTTTATCGGCAACAACTCTGGCCCCATGAATCTGGCGTCTGCATTAGGTGTGCCCAGTACGATTTTTAATGGGCCATCCACTCCGAATTGGGATCCACCTTGGCATGCTGAACGGTTTGAACTGCTGCGAGACTCCGCACTTAGCTGTCAACCTTGTGATTTGCTTACGCATCCGGTGAATGCATGTCAAAATAAGGTTCAGCCGATGATATGCATGCTGCGATGGACGGTGGAGGAGGTCTTCAATCGCGTGCGGCGCAGGGTTCCAGAGCTTGGTTAGTTTGCTTCGCGGTGAATTAGGTAAAGATTTCCATCCCGAGGCTCAACTTCTTTATATCCCGCGTCATCCAGCCATTTCACCAAAGCGGAGAGGCTGTCACCGAACTCCCTAAGATGGTCATCATAGCCTTCGATGACAAGAGTGGGGTGAAATTGCTTTATAAGCCTCGCCATTCCCCGAAGAACACGAAGCTCAGCTCCTTCGACATCGATTTTCACAACAGATAAGGGCAGTTCTCCAAGATGAGAGGGAAGCCAATCGTCAAGAATGACTGATGAAACGATGATCGCATCCTGAATCGTTTCCATTGCAAGGCGTGAGTGCCCCGTGTTTTCCTGATCCAAGCGAAATTTCAATTCCCCTGTGATATCAGAAGCCGCGACGCTATGTAGATGGATTCTTTCGGTGAGTTGGTTGTGTGCAATAGACTCGGATAAAAGAGCTGCAATTTGAGGATTCGGTTCGATGGCTATGACCTGTGCATGAGGTCGCCTATGAGCAATCTCGAGTGAAAAGTATCCCACATTGGCACCAACATCGAGGAAGCAGCCATGTTCAGGCATATGCTTCAAAAGAAACTGTGAAGTGGTTTTCTCCATTTCACCAAAAAGTTTCAGAGAACGAGAGGTGTAATCGATACCATTATTCGCTCTCATAGTCCAACCACCACGCGTATCCACCCAAGAACATGATTTGGCTAAATAGTCGCCAAATGCGCGTCCGAAGGTTTTACGCATAAGCCAATCCCTGCCCCGCAGGAATGGCCACCGTTTCGCCACGGCATGAAGAAGGCGAAAAGTGAAAGGCGAGGTTTGCCAGTCGTTATTTCTAGTTTGCTGATTCATATTTATGCTGACTTTGACCTGATAACCATTGACCCAAAATCCAATGAGCAGTGCTGGCAGATGTCTGTCTCACGCAAAATTTCTCCGCGATCGATCTAGAGGCAGCCCCCATAGGCCCCCAGCGGGCTGGAGTTTTCATCAAGGATCCAAGTGTGCGGGCAAAGCTTTCGACATCATATGGATTAAAGATGTGACCATTTTTCCCTTCTTGCACCAAGTTGTAGGATGCACCGGCGAACTGACTGATGAGCAGCGGTAAACCCGTAGCTGCTGCTTCTTGGGCTACGACACCATAGGTATCCCCGCGAGTTGGAAAAACGAATAAATCGGCATTTTGAAACTCTTGGACGAGTTCTAGTCCCTTCTTAATCCCGGTAATCACAGTGTTTGAGGTGAGGCCATGTTCCTGAACTACACTGCTAACCCAGTCAGAAGAAGCATAACC
Protein-coding regions in this window:
- the epsI gene encoding EpsI family protein, which gives rise to MIWRSLLIFVLCAATALLCHFSASARGGDDSGVISQLPFVAGSFVGSEEKASEMEIKLLPADSTLIKRAYRDAAANDTLHVSLVIAGQDTRAIHRPEVCLPGQGWTITSSTVRPIEMKNGTTLHVRDLALEKLDQRTEGKKRLIRAHYIYWFVGKGVTTTSDFARQWLSFKDSVFSGINHRWAYPSAMAFVTQGMDPRKTGERPRDDAETLRMLLSFIRDITPKFQKDLATGTP
- the larB gene encoding nickel pincer cofactor biosynthesis protein LarB, which encodes MNEARLRDLLSQVSQGKLAADAALERLRTLPFAEVGDVLTDTHRLIRQGFPEAVFAESKTLNQITDALTALLAGNGSALATRVSAPIAAELAQRFPTGVYDSVSRLYRIGQMERDFKQAPILVVSAGTSDQPVAEEAAQTLEFGGAKVTRISDVGVAGLHRLLSKLDLLRSASLIIAVAGMDGALPSVIGGLVAAPVIAVPTSVGYGASLGGIAALLTMLNSCASGLTVVNIDNGCGAAIAALRFLHLHATA
- a CDS encoding glycosyltransferase family 61 protein codes for the protein MQHLKQFILRHFASKIPTLLQRPLWQSLITCRRLLWKLRNFIPGVLLRRLPGSSLQLGPPRHIAVTVEEATGLATCIEAFPAGQAPPIQPPQNHIRPDGKSLIDSLLTHRDYEAAKIAILEQARVYGPNGAVISSSDQLIAELSMEMARAFSPETLSNHSIYSQWRLPPPTQLRGLTVSLLALSVSNYYHWMLFALPKLALLPALALDPASVDHWLIPASPARFHLETLRMLGISPEKCVPTSPRGHFQAHQLVVSSPSLIKRGIPPWLSAFMRDFARTHRTPTSPVASRRLYISRQDASYRRVLNEEALQSRLHARGFQTVQADSFSVAQQMALFAEADLIVAVHGAALANLAFCRPGTALIELFAGAYVNNCYAVYATQTGLRYGAVIDQTTEAQGNLAANLQVDLATLDQVLDQFDA
- a CDS encoding FkbM family methyltransferase encodes the protein MQLHKAGLLNRAAKKVSPLLSSILTAGPLEKITRGIDAYVNFLLGRGSGTGWDLESEVACASQQITSKAPVIFDVGANIGEWSVFMHKYQPQARLFLFEPSQECIKQLFDKHIPNATIIGKACSHQSGVADFYASSPTDGSASLHARGESYFAEEKYLVSSVPTTTIDEIMHLESLTTIDFLKMDVEGHEYSVLEGAAAALKNRRIRALSFEFGGGNINSRTYFRDFWNLLTSSGFKFYRVTPGGRLLHLDHYYEDQEYFRGVSNYVCVLQ
- a CDS encoding exosortase/archaeosortase family protein → MKSKFIPCSLLAISAALLTRMLPYAAGYGAEKKTILANIAMYWQNPTWQHGALALPVALFILWRRREQIAAVPARPSNVGFAIVILGLLFYFLGYLANIFYFGYAGIMLVAAGMAVALMGLRRAWEGVFPWLMLGFAFPLIFLESSLAIKLRYLMLDLTSGVLSLLGVGVVQEGTSLLSPPNAAAGRELGDVFSLNIEGPCSGMRSLFALMFVGALFSYFRQNGLLQRWVLFFTTFPLAIIANMVRILILLGTSTFMGQEFAIGSAEQEVSTFHFLTGIVTFLVALAGLQSISWLMDRFWSRKPQTGARTVSRRVSTAVP
- the larE gene encoding ATP-dependent sacrificial sulfur transferase LarE translates to MAQSLIKQLKPKEISQPISKSISPLSTKSSINLTPETQLQSLRQWLHPLGQVVVAYSGGVDSTLVLKAALYTLGRENVIALLAVSPSLSQSEKQEAIALAQNLGARLEQLPTTETDDPQYQANAPNRCYFCKDNVYRALRHFAAQNGIPHVLDGMNADDTLDLRPGRAAARELQILSPLHELGFTKKNVREAAQALELPNWDKPAAACLASRVPYGTAVTPKLLSTIEQAEAALYHLGFRELRVRHHGDVARIEVPEAELSHALEERIAITTALKALGYVYITLDLVGLRSGSMNEVLTARSA